A window of the Deltaproteobacteria bacterium HGW-Deltaproteobacteria-18 genome harbors these coding sequences:
- a CDS encoding type II toxin-antitoxin system RelE/ParE family toxin has protein sequence MPIMYSKQALKYLRKMPKAKAEDIMSAVRQIDEDRSAFQGNLIKMTNSPYFRLRIGDYRVILEIDDGKLIVLVMKVGTRGDVYK, from the coding sequence ATGCCCATCATGTACAGCAAGCAGGCGCTCAAATATTTGCGAAAAATGCCCAAGGCGAAGGCTGAGGACATCATGTCGGCGGTACGCCAAATCGATGAGGACAGATCGGCTTTTCAGGGGAACCTGATCAAGATGACCAACAGCCCATACTTTCGACTGAGGATTGGCGACTACAGAGTGATTTTAGAAATCGATGACGGAAAGCTCATCGTGCTCGTGATGAAGGTAGGAACCAGAGGAGATGTGTACAAATGA
- a CDS encoding CopG family transcriptional regulator, with product MSAAETVSTSFRASKDKIERIDAVAASMGRSRNWLLNKALDDILEHQAWFMAEVQKGIAAADKGEFASPEYTRRKRPGHRT from the coding sequence ATGAGCGCCGCAGAAACCGTATCCACCAGTTTTCGTGCATCAAAAGACAAAATTGAGCGTATCGACGCTGTTGCCGCGTCCATGGGCAGAAGCCGCAATTGGCTGCTGAATAAGGCGCTGGACGACATCTTGGAGCATCAGGCCTGGTTTATGGCGGAGGTCCAGAAAGGCATTGCGGCCGCCGATAAAGGCGAGTTCGCTTCCCCGGAATACACCCGCCGCAAAAGACCTGGGCATCGTACTTGA
- a CDS encoding oxidoreductase, whose protein sequence is MKQLTQKLKNGFMQILDAPLPQVGSTTILIKNYYSLVSAGTEGNTAKAARSNILEKAKSRPQQVNQVLNTLKTQGPIQTYRAVIKKLEAYSPLGYSCAGVVLAVGERINDISVGDLVACAGNNYAYHAEVVSAPRNLVVKLPKIFNNKLTEDSFMQSAAYNTLGSIALQSVRLADLRLGETCAVIGLGLLGQIACLLLRASGVRVVGIDVSSDMVTLANEKCADFAMLRDTAGIEHIISDYTCQLGCDAVIIAAGTSSLDPINFAGSICRKKGTVVVLGDVPTGFDREPHYYRKELTLKMSCSYGPGRYDPAYEEKGIDYPPAYVRWTENKNMLAFQQLIASGKIDVSYLTTHIFALEESTKAYDMIVDKSEPFVGILIRYDQSQQTLQSAVFVREPKKISGVMGIGFIGAGSYAQSFLLPNIPKSGTAMRGVMTSTSASARTVADRFGFEFCSTSENDIFGCQNIQTLFIATRHNTHGEFVIKALSNDQHVFVEKPLCLQRDELEQIRSLAEGKKHTHVMVGFNRRFSPLTEFIKSKIGVGPMAMMYRVNAGSIPVDSWIQDREIGGGRIHGEVCHFVDYLIFMNGSLPNSVCAHAVPDALGLNDTLTVSLSFVNGSVGTIQYFANGSKSFPKEYFEVHAHGLSATMNDYREAIIFGKGKPEKKKLLVQDKGQTQEVRLFIEAIQKGLPTPIALEDILAGSETCFAIEESIRTGHAVRLK, encoded by the coding sequence ATGAAGCAACTTACTCAAAAATTAAAAAATGGATTTATGCAAATTCTTGATGCGCCGTTGCCGCAAGTTGGTTCTACAACAATACTCATTAAAAATTATTATTCATTAGTTAGTGCTGGCACTGAAGGGAATACAGCCAAAGCAGCGCGCTCTAATATTTTAGAAAAAGCTAAATCTAGGCCGCAACAGGTAAATCAAGTACTCAATACATTAAAAACTCAAGGTCCAATTCAAACTTATCGGGCTGTTATAAAAAAACTCGAAGCTTATTCACCGCTAGGCTATTCTTGTGCCGGTGTTGTTTTGGCTGTCGGTGAGCGAATTAACGATATTTCTGTTGGAGACTTGGTTGCGTGTGCAGGTAATAATTATGCTTATCATGCAGAAGTTGTTTCTGCTCCAAGAAATTTAGTCGTGAAATTGCCTAAGATTTTTAATAACAAACTTACTGAAGATTCTTTCATGCAATCAGCTGCTTACAATACTCTTGGGTCTATTGCTTTGCAGTCTGTACGCTTGGCTGACCTCAGACTTGGTGAGACTTGCGCTGTCATTGGTTTGGGACTTCTCGGTCAGATCGCTTGTCTTTTGTTAAGAGCGTCCGGGGTTAGAGTTGTAGGCATTGATGTTTCATCTGATATGGTTACCTTGGCTAATGAAAAATGCGCTGATTTTGCTATGTTACGTGATACTGCGGGTATTGAACATATTATTTCAGATTATACTTGTCAGCTTGGTTGTGACGCAGTCATTATCGCCGCAGGGACATCATCCCTTGACCCAATTAATTTTGCTGGCTCAATTTGTAGAAAAAAAGGGACTGTTGTTGTGCTTGGAGATGTCCCGACAGGGTTTGATCGTGAGCCTCATTATTACAGAAAAGAGTTAACTCTCAAGATGTCCTGTTCTTATGGTCCAGGGCGTTATGATCCAGCCTACGAGGAAAAGGGCATTGACTACCCTCCAGCGTATGTCCGCTGGACTGAAAATAAAAATATGCTCGCTTTTCAACAACTTATTGCATCTGGAAAAATTGACGTATCTTATTTAACCACACATATTTTTGCACTCGAAGAAAGCACTAAAGCGTACGATATGATTGTTGATAAAAGTGAACCTTTCGTCGGTATTTTAATACGATACGATCAAAGCCAACAAACATTGCAATCAGCGGTCTTTGTGCGTGAACCAAAGAAGATTTCTGGTGTCATGGGCATAGGCTTCATAGGCGCTGGATCTTACGCACAGAGTTTTCTGCTCCCCAATATTCCTAAATCCGGTACGGCGATGCGTGGTGTAATGACATCTACTTCAGCCAGTGCCAGGACTGTTGCCGATCGTTTTGGGTTTGAGTTTTGTTCGACTTCAGAGAATGATATTTTTGGCTGTCAAAATATTCAAACATTGTTCATAGCCACAAGACATAATACACACGGCGAATTTGTCATTAAAGCACTGAGCAATGATCAACATGTTTTTGTCGAAAAACCCTTGTGTCTGCAAAGGGATGAACTTGAACAAATACGATCCTTAGCCGAAGGCAAGAAACACACTCATGTTATGGTGGGGTTCAATCGCCGATTTTCTCCACTAACTGAGTTTATTAAATCTAAAATCGGGGTTGGCCCTATGGCGATGATGTATCGCGTGAATGCAGGCTCAATCCCTGTTGACTCATGGATACAAGACCGTGAGATTGGGGGTGGACGGATTCATGGAGAAGTCTGCCACTTCGTAGACTATCTCATTTTTATGAATGGTTCGTTGCCAAACAGTGTTTGCGCTCATGCCGTACCAGATGCCCTCGGCTTAAATGATACTTTGACGGTTTCTTTGAGTTTTGTGAATGGATCAGTAGGAACAATTCAATACTTTGCGAACGGCTCCAAGTCTTTTCCCAAGGAATATTTTGAAGTGCATGCGCATGGTTTGAGCGCTACAATGAACGATTATCGTGAAGCGATCATTTTTGGAAAGGGGAAGCCTGAAAAAAAGAAACTTCTTGTACAGGATAAAGGCCAAACCCAAGAAGTTCGCCTTTTTATCGAAGCTATTCAAAAGGGGCTACCAACCCCTATTGCCTTGGAAGATATTCTTGCAGGATCTGAAACATGCTTTGCCATAGAGGAATCAATCCGTACTGGTCATGCAGTCAGGTTAAAATAA
- a CDS encoding UDP-N-acetylglucosamine 2-epimerase (non-hydrolyzing), whose amino-acid sequence MKVINVVGARPNFMKIAPIIDAMNLRSEIEHLLVHTGQHYGQKMSQAFFDDLGLPKPDIDLGVGSGSHAVQTAGIMVAFEQVLLEHKPDWVIVVGDVNSTMACTITAKKLNVKVAHVEAGLRSRDMTMPEEINRLCTDVLVDALFTTDHFADENLIQEGVPQDKIHFVGNVMIDTLLKHRDKAQDLGTFERFGLEPGQYVAMTMHRPGNVDEKSTLQGILEVLKRLSHDIPIFFPIHPRTAKMISQFGLDDYVSTIPKDGKKLGPGVWVTDPLGYLDFLNVNMHSRLVLTDSGGLQEETTVLGIPCVTMRPNTERPITCEMGTNLIVGNDPQLIESAVCKILAGGIGEHRIPPKWDGKVGQRIVAKLIELGV is encoded by the coding sequence GTGAAAGTAATCAATGTAGTTGGTGCCAGGCCGAACTTCATGAAAATTGCTCCAATCATTGATGCTATGAATTTGCGGTCAGAAATTGAACATCTGCTTGTGCATACTGGGCAACATTATGGCCAAAAGATGAGCCAAGCTTTTTTTGATGATCTTGGTCTGCCTAAACCGGACATTGATCTCGGTGTTGGGTCTGGTTCCCATGCTGTTCAGACTGCCGGAATCATGGTCGCATTTGAACAGGTGCTTCTCGAACATAAGCCCGATTGGGTTATTGTTGTCGGTGATGTGAACTCCACCATGGCCTGCACCATCACAGCCAAGAAATTGAACGTCAAAGTCGCCCATGTTGAGGCGGGGTTGCGCAGCCGTGACATGACAATGCCCGAGGAAATCAATCGTCTTTGCACCGATGTGCTTGTTGACGCTCTGTTTACCACAGATCATTTCGCTGATGAAAATCTGATCCAAGAGGGAGTGCCTCAGGACAAGATTCACTTTGTGGGCAATGTCATGATCGACACTTTGCTCAAACATAGGGACAAAGCCCAGGATCTGGGCACGTTCGAACGATTTGGATTGGAACCGGGGCAGTATGTTGCGATGACCATGCACCGACCCGGCAACGTTGATGAGAAATCCACGCTCCAGGGCATTCTGGAAGTGCTGAAGCGTTTGTCCCACGATATTCCCATCTTTTTTCCCATACATCCCCGGACCGCCAAAATGATCAGCCAGTTTGGTCTGGATGATTATGTCAGCACGATCCCCAAAGATGGGAAAAAGCTTGGTCCGGGAGTGTGGGTGACAGACCCTCTCGGGTATCTGGATTTTCTGAATGTGAACATGCATTCGCGGTTGGTGCTTACCGATAGCGGCGGATTGCAGGAAGAAACCACGGTTCTTGGCATTCCATGTGTGACCATGCGGCCCAATACGGAACGGCCCATCACGTGCGAAATGGGAACAAATCTTATTGTGGGCAATGATCCGCAACTGATTGAATCGGCAGTGTGTAAAATTCTTGCCGGAGGCATAGGCGAACACCGGATTCCGCCAAAATGGGATGGCAAAGTCGGGCAACGTATCGTTGCGAAACTGATTGAGCTTGGTGTTTGA
- a CDS encoding VapC toxin family PIN domain ribonuclease gives MIVVDTSVWIDYFRGVAAPHTDLLDRALSESRIIIGDLILAEILQGFSSERDFQIARQLMDGLEYRDFVGRDMAMAAAQNYRALRRQGITVRKTIDVLIATFCIENGFGLIHNDRDFDPMEQLLGLRVLR, from the coding sequence GTGATCGTCGTGGATACTTCGGTCTGGATCGACTATTTCCGCGGGGTCGCCGCTCCACATACGGATTTGCTGGATCGTGCGCTTTCCGAGTCGCGCATCATTATCGGCGATCTGATCCTGGCCGAGATTCTTCAAGGATTCAGCAGTGAAAGAGATTTTCAGATTGCAAGACAGCTCATGGATGGCCTGGAGTACAGGGATTTTGTCGGCAGAGACATGGCGATGGCGGCGGCACAGAACTACCGCGCTTTGCGAAGGCAAGGCATCACGGTGCGCAAGACCATCGATGTCCTTATCGCGACATTCTGCATTGAGAACGGCTTTGGTCTTATCCACAACGACAGGGATTTCGATCCTATGGAACAGCTGTTGGGGTTGAGAGTGTTGCGGTAA
- a CDS encoding type II toxin-antitoxin system mRNA interferase toxin, RelE/StbE family, with translation MRRWTTSWSIRPGLWRRSRKALRPPIKASSLPRNTPAAKDLGIVLEYIAADDAEAAHRVAQAIRTASERLDQFPQMGRSGAAVGTRELVVPGLPYVLVYREQGLAIQILRLLHTRQKWPV, from the coding sequence ATAAGGCGCTGGACGACATCTTGGAGCATCAGGCCTGGTTTATGGCGGAGGTCCAGAAAGGCATTGCGGCCGCCGATAAAGGCGAGTTCGCTTCCCCGGAATACACCCGCCGCAAAAGACCTGGGCATCGTACTTGAATACATCGCCGCCGATGATGCCGAGGCCGCCCACCGGGTTGCCCAGGCGATCCGGACAGCCAGCGAACGTTTGGACCAGTTTCCCCAGATGGGTCGCAGTGGGGCCGCAGTGGGCACTCGGGAACTTGTAGTGCCAGGTCTGCCCTATGTCCTCGTCTATCGTGAGCAGGGCCTTGCGATCCAAATTTTACGGCTCCTGCATACGCGCCAGAAATGGCCGGTGTAA
- a CDS encoding DUF2191 domain-containing protein, with product MRTNIVVDDQLMDQALKLSGLKTKKQAVEEGLRLLIAMKKQESIRQFRGKLTWEGDLDAMRKDS from the coding sequence ATGCGTACAAACATTGTTGTTGATGACCAGTTGATGGATCAGGCCTTGAAGCTTTCTGGGCTCAAGACAAAGAAGCAGGCGGTGGAAGAAGGTCTGCGCCTGCTGATCGCTATGAAAAAGCAGGAGTCCATCCGGCAGTTTCGGGGCAAACTGACGTGGGAGGGGGATCTTGACGCCATGAGGAAAGATTCGTGA
- a CDS encoding integron cassette protein, with product MASSSALGAITSTTEVTNISGHGIWLLSHGLEMFLSYEDFPWFAEVPLRMVTNVQEPSPGHYYWPDLDVDLCQDAILYPDRFPKKAKTNSLQKFAKNP from the coding sequence ATGGCGAGTTCATCAGCGCTTGGCGCAATCACTTCGACGACTGAGGTCACCAACATATCCGGACACGGAATCTGGCTTTTGTCTCACGGGCTAGAAATGTTTCTCTCATATGAAGATTTCCCATGGTTCGCGGAGGTACCGCTGCGCATGGTCACAAATGTCCAGGAACCCTCCCCAGGCCATTATTACTGGCCGGATCTGGATGTAGATCTTTGCCAGGACGCAATACTGTATCCAGACCGATTCCCCAAGAAGGCGAAAACGAATTCCCTGCAAAAATTCGCAAAGAACCCTTAA
- a CDS encoding glycosyltransferase: MHALSMDETVELITDRVSGGHFTQHVVVNVAKLVNMQSDAKLKESVDSCDIINIDGMGVVWGARLCGHTVPERVAGVDLFLRLLEKSALKGFSVFFLGAKPEIVEKTAQTMTVRYPGLKVAGYHHGYFWDDEEFVVDMIQKSKADLIFVAISSPKKENFINKWKDRLGVQFVMGVGGTFDVVSGKTRRAPIWMQKYGLEWLYRVIQEPRRMWKRYLVTNTKYLVLLFKEFISSSGALRQEKISK, translated from the coding sequence ATGCATGCTTTGAGCATGGACGAGACGGTGGAATTGATTACCGACCGTGTGTCAGGAGGGCATTTTACTCAGCATGTGGTGGTGAATGTCGCCAAACTTGTGAACATGCAAAGCGATGCAAAACTCAAGGAATCCGTTGATAGCTGCGATATCATCAACATTGATGGTATGGGTGTCGTTTGGGGCGCTCGTCTTTGCGGGCATACGGTTCCGGAACGAGTTGCGGGTGTTGATCTATTTTTGAGGCTTCTTGAAAAATCAGCTTTGAAAGGCTTTTCGGTTTTTTTCCTTGGAGCCAAACCTGAAATAGTGGAGAAAACGGCCCAAACCATGACTGTGCGATATCCTGGCTTGAAGGTGGCTGGATACCATCATGGCTATTTCTGGGATGATGAAGAATTTGTAGTAGACATGATTCAGAAATCGAAAGCTGATTTGATTTTTGTTGCAATCTCTTCGCCTAAAAAAGAAAATTTCATCAATAAGTGGAAAGACCGCCTCGGAGTTCAGTTTGTCATGGGCGTGGGTGGGACTTTTGATGTGGTTTCCGGAAAGACTCGGCGTGCTCCTATATGGATGCAGAAATATGGTCTGGAGTGGCTTTACAGGGTCATTCAAGAACCGCGCAGGATGTGGAAACGATATCTTGTTACGAATACTAAGTATCTAGTCTTGCTATTTAAAGAATTTATTTCATCATCTGGTGCTCTGAGACAAGAGAAAATTTCGAAATAA
- a CDS encoding XRE family transcriptional regulator, with product MNVQVIENNSGNPAYAVVPWDEYRSMVERLEELQDIVDADKTMAAIASGEETYPHDLVERLLGRENPLRIWREYRGISTAALAAMVGVTPSAISQVETGKRGLSVDLLKKLSEVLQVDMDDLVD from the coding sequence ATGAACGTCCAAGTCATTGAAAACAATTCCGGAAACCCCGCCTATGCGGTGGTCCCGTGGGATGAGTACAGATCAATGGTAGAACGCCTTGAAGAGCTTCAGGACATTGTGGACGCTGACAAAACCATGGCGGCCATTGCGTCCGGTGAGGAAACCTATCCCCACGATCTCGTAGAGCGACTGCTAGGCAGGGAGAATCCGCTTCGGATCTGGCGCGAATATCGCGGCATATCGACTGCGGCCCTGGCCGCGATGGTCGGGGTCACGCCTTCGGCCATTTCCCAGGTAGAAACCGGCAAGCGTGGATTATCGGTAGATCTGCTCAAGAAACTGTCCGAGGTTCTTCAAGTGGATATGGATGATCTCGTGGATTGA